The DNA segment GGGGCCTGTAGGCCAGCAGATCGCAAACGATACAGGTTATCTTCCCGTTTACTCTCTACCAAGGTAGTAAAGTTTTTATAGTATTGAATGATAATAGAATTATGTAGTTTTACTACAAAATTGTGATAAAAATGTTGAAAGACAATACAGGTAAAAATCAAATATGCGAGTATGATAAAAGCGTTGAAGCCATCTATATACTCGATAAAGCAGGAAGCATCCTAGCATCCTACAATCAGAGAAAAGTAGATGAGAGGCTGCTAGAAGAAGTAAAAAATATTTATGAGAGAAAAATGAGAAGGCGAACACTAAACAGCTATCAGCTAAACTGCCATAAAATATGGTATATAAAAGAAGACGGCATAATATTCAGCATGCTTACAACAAGCAGCCTACCGGAGAAAGTCAGCAAACATATCCTAAAACTGATTAAAAAACCATTCCTCCAAGGCTTCAAAGAAAACCTTGAAACATATTATAAACAGAGAAAAATAATTCAATCCTATGAGGAAATATTAAAAGGCTGCTGCTACCCTCTTTTTATAGAAATCCTTGTAAAAGAGCTCGAAGAGAAAAAACAATAATTTACCACCAGAAAGCTGAGCGTGATTCTTTGACGGATATAAAAGGAGAAGGAGCTAAAAATTTGAGAAAATTGATTAAACCAGTCGCAGCCATAGTTTTAATCATATCCGCGATGGGAATCGGATACTTATCCATCTCAACGTATCTCGGAAGCAGCGCCCCGATAGTAGTGGTGACATCCGAGAGCATGCACCCTGTCTACTGGGAGGGAGACATATTATTCGTTAAATACGCTACACCTGAGGAGATAACGATAGGAACAGACATAGTCTTCCACGCCACCTGGATACCTGAATCAGACCCTAACGCGAATATACCTGTAGTCCACCGCGTTATAGATAAACAATTAATAAACGGGGAATGGTATTTCTGGACTCAAGGAGTAAACTCTGAAACAAACCCTTATCCTGACCCAGCGCCCACACCATACTCTAACGTGATAGGTAAAGTTGTCTTCACCATTCCGAGAATAGGGTTACCTTTAGTAGTTTTAAGACCTATAGCAGGCTATATTCAATATTTACTGATAACCGTCATCATATTATTAATCGCATACATATTATACGACTATTATAAGCCTAGTGAAAAAACTAACCCCGTTAAAAAAGAGGAGACAATGTGGACGGAGGAGGAGCTTAAAGAAACAGAGAGAATAACAGGAAAAGAGAGAAAAAATAAAAGCGAAGAATAGTCAAATAGTGGAAGCTCCAAATCTTCTCCTATAATCTTGGAATAAACTATACTCTCTATCGGATACAAACACCCGTCCATCCACAGGCCTATTATAAAGATACTCGAAAACCTCGCTAACCTTCAACAGAGAGTATAGAGACACACCTTCATCTCTTAAAACATCCCCGCTATACCTGCCATCCTCACCAATCTCCTCACGGTCTAAAAGTATTAGAACACCCTGAAAACGTAGATCTAAATCTTTGAAAACCTCTCTCATCCTCCGAATAAGATCAATTTTAGTTTTCCCAGTGGTAGCCACATCGTCAACTAAAAGAAGACGGTCCCCGCTTCGTATATCCCCTACAAACCATTTCTCCGCGGAGACACCGTAAGACTTCTCTTCTTTGCGATCATAACCCCAACGCACACTTAAACCATGCTCACTGTAAAGCAGCGTTGAAATAACCGCTGCTAAAGGAATAGCTTTATAAGCGGGGCCTACAAGGAAGTCGAAGTTAACCCCGCCTATTAAATCGAATACGCCCCAAATATAAAACTCACCGATTTTTAAAAGCCCCTCCCCGCTGTTAATCGCCTTGGCTATGTTAAAGAAGAAGGGGGAGAGCCGCCCGCTTTTAAGCTTAAACTCACCGAATAAAAGAGCCCCACTCCTGGCTAAAAATTCAGTCAACTCAACCTGCCAGTTTTTCAACTCAACCACCTTTAAAATATTAGTAAAGGAGTTACAGATAAAACTAATAAAAGTATTGAGAGACCCCATAAAATTATCCTAATCTTAGATATAGGGGACACATCGTCTAATGGGCCCTGATTTTTTAAGCCGCTGATAAGAAAAACCAGTAAAGCCATCAGCCAGTAGCCTAAACCTATAAGCAGAATCAAAGATATATAAGAAGCGTAACGGCTAAACCTCTCCCCTAAAACAGCTCTAGCGGAGTGCCCGCCATCTAATTGACCGATTGGAAAAAGATTAAGCGCTGTTATTAAAAGTCCAAGCCAGCCAGCGTAAGCTATAGGATGTATGAAAACCACTCCAGTAGAAGAGGGAAAAATTAAACTTTGAATTAATAAAAAAAGAATCGGTACAGGTAAAGGTGAAACACCCGGGTATTTCTCAACCAGATACTCAGCGTAAGCTGGAGAAATCATCTTAGACATAAGGGACCCAACCGTTATAACTATGAAAGATAGTATAAAACTGGTTAAAGGCCCGCTTAAACCTAAATCGAAAAGCGTGTCACGGTTAGCTGGCGGTGTCCTCTGAAGTATCACAGCTCCAAACGTAGGTAAGCCGAGTATAGGAATCCCGGGTATAAAATAAGGTAGACTCGATTCACAACCGGTTTTCTTCAAAGATAAAACATGCCCGAGTTCATGTAAACCGGTAATGCCTATAACACTTAAAGTAAAACCGAAGCTTACGAGAAAAATATTACTCTCAGGGTAAACCTCTAAAAAAGGACCGCTTAAACAAATATAGAATCCTGTTGAAGCTGTTGTGGCTAAAGTCACTAAAAATAAAATTACGTTAATTGAAACCGGATGATTTTTCACCGGTGTCAAAGAAGAAATCTTCAAGAAGGCTTCACCTACATTAAAAGAATTTCTACTATCCGCGACAAGCCTAGGAGTTAAACCATATTTTTTAAGAAATAAGCGGAGTTCATTAAAAGAGGCTTTAACATTTAAATTCAACCCGATAATATAAGTGGGGTAAACAGAACCGCTCTCTTTAAAAGAGACTCTAACATTAAATAAACCTCTAATTTTTTCATCAATATCCTCCAACACATCCCCAGCGATTAAACCGTTCATATCCTTACATCTCGAAAACAGTTTCTATAAGAATATAATAGGCGATAAAAATAATATATTTTTTCATAGCTTGAAAAATTTAACAAAAGATATAAATTATAGATTAAATCCTAAATTTCAAAACCAGTAAACAGGTGGGATCAGCACGGAAAATTTCAAAGGGTGGAGAGTGAGATTCGCTGAAGAGAAAGATATACCAGCAGTCATGGAGCTAAATAAAACATGCCTACCCGAAAACTATCCTGAAATATTTTTTAAAGAATTATTATTCGCATACCCAAATTTTTTCATAGTCGCCGAGAAGAATTCGGAGACAGTTTTATCAGAAGACCTTGAAGCCTATAACGTAATTAAATTGATGAGAGAGAATAGTTTGAAAACAATCACAGTTGAAAGGTTAATGGGGTTAAAAAATATATCATATGATGACTCGAAGCGTCTTTTAGAAAAAGTTTTAAGCTATTCGGAGAAGCTGCCCCCGCCGTTTAAATTCTTTAGAAAATATTTCGAAAATGGTTTAAGTAAATACGAGTTAATAGCTGATCCTAAAATCATCGGGTATATAATGTGTAGACTTGAGAGTGGAATATCCAGCTTCGGGTTTAAATGGGTTAAAAAAGGACACATAGTCTCCATAGCTGTGGATCAACCTTATAGAAAGCAGGGAGTAGGCCAAGAAATGTTAGCTAAAGCTTTAAAGGAAATGGAGAAAGCGAACACCGCTGAGCAGGTTCTCGAAGTTAGAACCAACAATTATGAAGCGATTAGAATATATGAGAAATTAGGGTTTAAAACTGTTAAAACTATTAGAGGATACTACCATGACGGTGCGGACGCTTATCTCATGGTTAGAGTTACGGGTAGAAAAACCGTGGATTAGACTTCACTTAAAGTCTGAAGGTGTTTCAGGAGCTTGATCACGTTTACTCTTCAGAATCTCTCTAACCTTTCTATCAGATTTATTAATCGCGTAATTAACGAAGCGGCGTATAAACCAGCCTGCTAAAGGATTCATACCAGCTGTGTGATCGAAAGCCAACTCCTTCAACCAGATTTTCAAGTGATCCCAGCAAGATAAGAAAACATCCCAGTGTGCTTTAATCATTCGATCAGTTCCGAAGAATGGTTGGTCAGCTAACTCAGCTATAGGGACACAGAATAATGGAACAATTAAGCTCTTATATTTTTTAAGCCTGTCTAAAAGCTCCAAAGTAGCCATAATATCATCCACAGTCTCATCAGGGAAACCTAGGATTAAAGTAGCGGCTGGAACCCATTTATAGTCATGACAGTAAGCGAAAGCTTGTTCAACAATCTCAGGCCACTCCTCAGGTTTAAACGGTTTAACCTTACCCTCCATATATTTTTTAACCAATCTCACACTACCGGTTTCCACACCCGTCTGACATCCCATCCAAGGCTTAATCTTAGATGACCCGATACCAACTGCGTGAACTACATCCTCTAACAGTTTAGGGTCCTGGCAGGCTGCAGCTAAAGAGAAGTGGCTGGCTCCAACCCCTAAACAACCTTCAAGCTTATTAACAGATTCGAAGAGTTCAACCACAGCATTATGATCTAAATCGAAGCCTTTAGCCTTATATCTTAAAACGTCCTCACCGTGGAGGGTAATCCACCGCTCACCGCCTTGAACGTTAACTTTAGCCTCCTCTAAAATATCCTCTAAC comes from the Candidatus Odinarchaeum yellowstonii genome and includes:
- the pyrE gene encoding orotate phosphoribosyltransferase, with translation MKNWQVELTEFLARSGALLFGEFKLKSGRLSPFFFNIAKAINSGEGLLKIGEFYIWGVFDLIGGVNFDFLVGPAYKAIPLAAVISTLLYSEHGLSVRWGYDRKEEKSYGVSAEKWFVGDIRSGDRLLLVDDVATTGKTKIDLIRRMREVFKDLDLRFQGVLILLDREEIGEDGRYSGDVLRDEGVSLYSLLKVSEVFEYLYNRPVDGRVFVSDREYSLFQDYRRRFGASTI
- the rimI gene encoding ribosomal protein S18-alanine N-acetyltransferase, which produces MRFAEEKDIPAVMELNKTCLPENYPEIFFKELLFAYPNFFIVAEKNSETVLSEDLEAYNVIKLMRENSLKTITVERLMGLKNISYDDSKRLLEKVLSYSEKLPPPFKFFRKYFENGLSKYELIADPKIIGYIMCRLESGISSFGFKWVKKGHIVSIAVDQPYRKQGVGQEMLAKALKEMEKANTAEQVLEVRTNNYEAIRIYEKLGFKTVKTIRGYYHDGADAYLMVRVTGRKTVD
- a CDS encoding signal peptidase I — its product is MTDIKGEGAKNLRKLIKPVAAIVLIISAMGIGYLSISTYLGSSAPIVVVTSESMHPVYWEGDILFVKYATPEEITIGTDIVFHATWIPESDPNANIPVVHRVIDKQLINGEWYFWTQGVNSETNPYPDPAPTPYSNVIGKVVFTIPRIGLPLVVLRPIAGYIQYLLITVIILLIAYILYDYYKPSEKTNPVKKEETMWTEEELKETERITGKERKNKSEE
- a CDS encoding site-2 protease family protein, with protein sequence MNGLIAGDVLEDIDEKIRGLFNVRVSFKESGSVYPTYIIGLNLNVKASFNELRLFLKKYGLTPRLVADSRNSFNVGEAFLKISSLTPVKNHPVSINVILFLVTLATTASTGFYICLSGPFLEVYPESNIFLVSFGFTLSVIGITGLHELGHVLSLKKTGCESSLPYFIPGIPILGLPTFGAVILQRTPPANRDTLFDLGLSGPLTSFILSFIVITVGSLMSKMISPAYAEYLVEKYPGVSPLPVPILFLLIQSLIFPSSTGVVFIHPIAYAGWLGLLITALNLFPIGQLDGGHSARAVLGERFSRYASYISLILLIGLGYWLMALLVFLISGLKNQGPLDDVSPISKIRIILWGLSILLLVLSVTPLLIF
- a CDS encoding B12-binding domain-containing radical SAM protein, whose protein sequence is MSDYRGSLFIGFTTCGPKTMINPRLFFTFIAPKMKTSNGRVKAAPYGLRKIEAALLSEGFTEDEVITVNPDDVKDYIGSETRIVGISAMDPLGEGPATNTFAGPGGLVKVDSYLAWKFKELVQNIRAYAPHVKIVVGGSGAWQLKRDAEVRRSLGIDTVLIGESDLTAPQVFKQIIEGVEVPEIVEEVLVPVDKIPKIKSAAIGGVVEITRGCGRGCDFCIPTMRKLRSRPLEDILEEAKVNVQGGERWITLHGEDVLRYKAKGFDLDHNAVVELFESVNKLEGCLGVGASHFSLAAACQDPKLLEDVVHAVGIGSSKIKPWMGCQTGVETGSVRLVKKYMEGKVKPFKPEEWPEIVEQAFAYCHDYKWVPAATLILGFPDETVDDIMATLELLDRLKKYKSLIVPLFCVPIAELADQPFFGTDRMIKAHWDVFLSCWDHLKIWLKELAFDHTAGMNPLAGWFIRRFVNYAINKSDRKVREILKSKRDQAPETPSDFK